The nucleotide window TGATGGACGTGCTGCTGCCGTTCTAGCTTTTTTGAGCTCCCACACTCCATTGCGAACCTAGGCGCGATGAAGTGTATCAACGCGGCCTCCGTCAGCTCCCCTGGCGGAGGCCGTGGTCGTTTTCCGATGCAAGGAGCCGCATCATCTTGGATCTCCAGCGCAAGCCGCCTGCCCCTCGTCGTCTTCCCGTTGGAACCGAACCTACCCGCCGGCGTTCCTGACAGCAACGATCTGCACGGAGGCTAATCATGGGCCGCGGAATGCCATCGATGACTGCCCTTCTCGGGCTTCTCGCCATTGCCGGATATCAGAACCGCGACAAACTGGCAGAACTTCTCAAGGGCGTTGGGGGCCAGCCGAACACAGGCGGGGGGCAGCAGCCGCTGGGCGGCTTGCTGGGCAATTTGAGCGGAATGTTGGGCGGCGCCGGGGTTGGCGGCCTGCTCAACGGCGGGATCGGCGAGTTGCTCGAAAGTTTCAAGCAAAACGGCCAGGGCGAGAAGGCCGAATCCTGGATCAACCAAGGCCCGAACAAGGATGTCTCGCCTCCGGAATTGAAGCAAGCGATCGGGTCCGACGTTCTGGCACAACTCGAACAGCAGACCGGACTTTCGCAGGAAGAGATCTTGGCCAGATTGTCTCGCGAGCTTCCGGCAGCCGTCGACAAGTACACGCCGGACGGCCGTTTGCCCACAACGTAAGCGAATGGACGTGACGTTGGGGCAAGCAACAACGGAGCATCGAGATGGGCATACTTTGGACGATCATCATTGGTTTCATTGCTGGCGTGATTGCGAAATTCATCATGCCCGGGGACAATGAGCCCTCGGGCTTCATTCTCACCACCATACTGGGCATCGTCGGCGCTTTCGTGGCGACCTATCTCGGCCAGGCGCTCGGGTGGTATCAGCCCGGAGAAGGCGCGGGCCTGATCGGTGCGGTAGTGGGCGCCATCATTGTTCTCTTCGTCTACGGCCTCTTCGCCGGCCGGCAACGGCGAGCGATTTAAGAGCTGGACCTGATGGTCTTCAGGGGCGGGCTTGGCTGTGGATCAGCGGAGCGGTCCCCTTGCGAACTCACGCGAGAGCCGCTGTTCAACGCGGTCTCCGTGAGTTCTTTTGGGCGGAGACCGCGGTTCAGTACAGAAGAACTCACGATGCCAGCGCGGTTAGAAGCATCCGCGCGAGATCGGCGCTGAGGTAAGGCTTCGGCAGCAGCAGCACGCCGGCGTCGAGACGGCCGTGATGTATAAGGGCGTTCTCAGCATAGCCAGAGGTATAAAGCACTTTGAGCCCCGGGCGCCTTTTGACCCCTTCGGTCGCGAGCTGCCGGCCATTCATTCCCCCGGGGAGCATTACGTCAGTGAACAGCAGGTCAATGCGTTCGGGTCCATCAATGATTGCCAGCGCCTCGGCAGCATTGCCGACGGCGCGCGTGTGGAACCCGAAACGGGTAATCTGCGCCACGACGTATTCGCGGACCAGCGGGTCGTCCTCGACAATCAAGATAGTCTCGTCGCCATGTTCGCCCGCATACCCGCCAGTCTCGCCGGCGGGCGCCTCCAGGCCACCACCCGTGGCCTGCGGCAGGTATAGCTTCACGGTCGTGCCGTGGCCCTCTTCGCTGTAGATCTTGATATGTCCATTCGACTGTTTAACGAAGCCATAGACCATGCTGAGGCCTAGTCCCGACCCCTTCCCGGCTTCTTTGGTGGTAAAGAATGGTTCAAACACCTTTTCGAGCAGGCTGCTGGGGATTCCTTCCCCCGTGTCACTTACTGCAATCATGACGTAGTTGCCCGGTCTAACGTCGCTGTTCAGGCGAGCGTAGTTCTCATCGAGCACCACATTCTTGGTTTCTAACGTCAGCTTGCCGCCATCATGCATGGCGTCACGCGCATTTAGGGCGAGATTCAGGATCGCGGTCGAGAGCTGACTGGAATCAATCAGGGCCGGCGCGGAATCGTGCGCCAGCATCGATTCGATTTCGATGTGTTCGCCGAGGGTCGGTCGTAGCAGACGCGCTGCATCGATTACCAACGCGTTGATGTCGGTATTGCGTGGCTGCAGCGGCTGTCGACGGGAGAAGGCCAACAAATGCTTCGTCAGTTCAGCCCCCCTTGCTGCGGCTCCATTGATCAGATTGGTGATCTGAGCGAGATGTGGACGATCCTTGACAGCATCGCTGAGGATTTCGATGGTCCCGGTGATCACGGTTAGAATGTTGTTGAAGTCGTGCGCGACGCCACCGGTGAGCTGGCCGATGGCTTCCATCCTCTGCGCTTGTCGGACCCTGGATTCGGTGGCCTCTCTCTCCTCAAAGCGCTTGACCATGGCCTCGGCCTCGCGGCGCTGCCTGACTTCCTCCTCAAGTGCGGCATAGGCATTCGCAAGCTGAATGCGCGTGGGCAGCACAAGGATCCGCGGCAGCAGTAGTAGTAGTGCTGCCGTGATCGCGACCGAGATCAGCGCCAGCAAAGCTTTGGTCAAGGCCTCGATTTCATAGGCCGGCACCCACATGGTGTAGATCGACAGCAGGCGGGTCGCTCCGCAGACCGCGACGAAGATCGCGAATATCAAGAATACGCCCCGGAACATAAGCTCGCGATGGCGCCGCCACACGAAGAACGCGAGGACAAACGCCGTAGCAAAGAAGGCGCCGGCGACCATCGCGTCGGAAACGACATTCAGCCAGATCAATTCCGGCTTCCACAGTAAGCACGCGCCGTGCGCGGTGAGCGTCGACATGTGGAATAGCTCCAACAAGCGGCCGCAAAGCGTGCAACCGCAATCCTCCGATCCGTCCGTCGGAGCGACGGAAATTATTCAGCTTTTTCGTCACCCGCACAAGCGCAGCGCTGGTCTCGACGAATGTTACTGCCCCGTCTGAGAGCCATCAAACCCGCATGTTGCACTTTCGGGAACAACTAAGCGGAGGTTTCGTGGAAGCTTAACAGGACGGCAACGGCCTCCGCTGGGGTGTGCCGACCAAGCCTACTGGTGTGTCAGTGGCCCTTAGCAGACATGTCTACCGATGTCGGTTCGTGGGTAAGCCAAACGCCACACCCGCATCGAGGTGTCGGTGGGTAGCTGCCACACTTCGGAACGTTTGCTCCCGCTTCATCTACCTCAGCAGGAGGAGTCCCATGGCACTGGAAGCAAACGAGACCGGCAACCTGATCGGCAGCGACAAGGTCGAGGGAACTGCTGTCTATGGCGCCGACCGCAACAAGATCGGCTCGATCGAGCGCGTCATGATCGACAAGAAGAGCGGCAGGGTGTCTTATGCCGTGCTCTCCTTCGGTGGCTTCCTCGGCATCGGCGACGACCACTACCCGCTACCTTGGCAATCGCTGAAGTACGATACCTCGCTCGGCGGCTACGTCACCGGCGTGACGGAAGCGCAGCTCAAGGGCGCACCGCATTACGGCAACGACAACACCTGGAACTGGAGCGATCCGACCAGGGCCCGCGCCGTCAACGACTATTATGGGATCGCGATGTAATCGCGGTGACCTCCGAAAGGCTCGCTTCAATGGCGGGCCTTTCGCCTAGCAGGCGCGACCGCGCACGCAGAACCCGCGTTCGCCTGTCAGCGGAGAACTATTCCTGCTGCCTTGCGTTGTGATCTGCAAAAAGGCGGAGCAATGGGAAAATTCTTTTTGATCGTTATCGCTGTCAGCGTCGCCGTTCTGCTGGCGATGAGCGCGTACGTCATCAGCCTCTGACACGATGAGGCTTGCCAACAGCTCGATGAGCAGCGCCCGGCGTGGAATCGGCCACCGGCCGGCCAAAAAGCAGACCCCGGCGCCTCTCGGGGGAAAGATTGCGCCAAGGCCTGAAGGGTTGCCGCGTGTCTAAAAACACGATTGCATAATTTTCCCGGCCCAGAATCGTTCCCGCCCTAAGTTACCTCTTCGTGGTTCCTCCGGGAGAAGTGGCATCGCCCTTCTTGTCCACTGCACCTGCAGTCCCCGCGCCCTGCGTGCTGGCGTCCTTCGATGACCGCCTGGAGTTGCTGGTCGTGGTGCCCGTTGCGCTGTTCTTCGTGGCGGCTTCGCCGGTCACCTTCGAAGCGGATCCGCCGGACTGTGAACTGCCACCCGCGGCATTGCCCTGTCGTTTCTCGTCTGGTGCACACCCCACCAATCCAATTGCGGCTTCTGCACTACGTTCCTGGTCGTAAGCCGCATCCACCACGAACGCACGCAACGTGCCGCACCAGGCCACCGAAACTGCCTATCGAGGCTGGTCAAATCACCGCTGCTGCTTCCGCCGTTTAAGGGAGGCGTATTGCGATAGCCGCTGACACCTGGCGCAGGACGCGGTGGACGCGGCAGCGTCGGGTGCGCAAGTTTGTCGCAGGCGGCATCAACTGAGCGAGCACCGGCGCGCAGACGAACGGCGCTCAATGCCTTCGCCGGGACTTCGGCCGGCAGCGCACGGCCAGCCGATGCAATTGGTTAACGAGGCTACGGGCGGCGACATCGCAGGGCCCCGCCATCCGCGGTTGCCGCCAAGCGGACGAAAGTCTCTCGTGCAAAGTCTCTCGTGCCCGGCGAAGTTTTCAATTAACCATTAATGCGTCGGCGACGACGGGCACGACGGATTCGCGGCCGGGGGAAAGCACGACATAAGTCGTTAGACTCATTGCGCAAGCACCGCCGGTTGATCGGCACACCCGCGATGATTACCGTGTGGTTACGACCAATACACACGGACTGCAAGGCTGCGGCATCCGGCGCTCTCAGCGCCCTCTTTCTTTTTTGAGGGAACCCGTTAGCATGACCCGGGCAAAGCGAGCCGCGGGAACGCGAATACACCCAGTTGTCATTCGCCCGAGAAGCAGGCGATCGAAAATTCCAGAGACCGCAGTGATGGAAACGACAGGGCGCGGCGTACTGGCTACCCCGCAATTGCGAGGTATGACCATCTCTTGTGGAGCAATGCTGCTTCTCCTCACGATCCTCATCGCGGCCTCGCCTGCGTTCGCCGAGCCTTGCAGCAAGCCGACATCGCGCTCCAAGATTGCCGAGACGCTCCGCCTCGCCTCCGAGCAGCGGCCGGTCAATCTCACGTTTCGCACCGGCGCCGATGGCGTGAAACTGTCGCTTGGCCTCAAGTCGAAATATCCTGACGATATGACCATCATCCTGCAGAATGACTTCGAGCAGTTGAACGTAAAGGACGACCGCTTTGATGTCCTGCTGCGATTAAGGGGGGCTCGGGAGCGCGTCACCGTCCCCTTCCATGCAATCAAGTCATTCTGGGACAAGTCCGAGCTGAAGTGCTCCGACGGCTGATGCCTCACTTCGGCGTCGCGCGCCGGATCAGGGCGCAGAGCCCTGTCATGCGTGCGATCGGATGTTCGACGAACAGGCGGCAGGAGACGAGCGCAGGTTTGAGCGTATACGGCGGTGGCGCCGGCTTCAGTTGCTTTGCGAGAATTGCACCATGCGCGTGCCCGAGCGCGCGAGTCGAAAGCGTCAGCGCGCTCAGCCGCCCTTGCCGCTGCAGTGGCGCCAGCATTGTTCGCACCAGCGCCAGATAGGACGGCCAGTAAGCGAGATGCCGGTACATGCTCGCAATCAGTTGCGGCTCGGTGTCCTCGCCGAAGGAATTCAATTCGGCGACCAGCGCCGCCACCTCGGGGTCCAGCGCCTCCATCGGCGGCAGCTCCGGGATTTTGGTGCCGGGCGCCGTTGGTGCCGTATCGACGGGGCTCACGGCATCGGCCGGGCGCGGCTCGTAATGCGCCAGTAGCGCCGAGAGCACGACGAGCGCGAGCGCATTGGTATATTGATAGCTGTCGAGCACGTCACGAATCCGCGCGCGTTCGGTCTCGTCCACGCCGCCGGCAAGCAACGTGTCGATGGAGAAGCCGGGCCAATCCGGCAAAGCGATCGTTCGCCTGACGGCTTCGGCGTGCAACGGCGCGTCGCCGAGATAAAGCGGTCGCACCGTCGCCCACGTCCACTCTAGCGCACCCGGCATAGTCGCAAGGTTGCGCCAGATCAGGTTGACCACGCTGGTACCGAGCACCTTGCGGATGTCGGCATAGATGTCTGCGATTTCGCCTCTCGCTTCGGATTCGAGAACCGACGGAACGCTCTCGGCCATTACTGTCATTTCATGTGAATTTGGCTTCCACTATGCCCAACCCGTCGAGCTCCATTCTGACGGCATCGCCCTGGTCTAGCCACACAGTTTTCACGAGGCTGCCGGTGAGAACGATCTGCCCGGCATGCAACCCCGTGCCCTCTTCGGCGAGATGATTGGCAAGCCAGGCCAGCGCGTTGTGGGGATCGCCGAGTACGTCGGCGCCGGTGCCGCGGCCGACTTCCTTGCCGTTGACAACGGCACGGCCCTTGGCCGTGAGCAGGTCCGGCGCCGTGGTGCGCGCCACCGCCTTGCCGAGCACGCAGCCGGCGGCGAAGAAATCGTCCGCGACCAGCGTCGGCGCGCCCATCGTCTCCCATTTGACGTAGCGGTCGTCGACGATCTCGATTGCAGGGTGATAAGCCTCGATTGCCTCCATCACCCACTCCGCGGTGAAGGGGGCTTCTGACGGCGCAAGATTACGCGCCAGCCGCACCGCGATCTCGCATTCGACGCCGACACGGACGTAGTCGCCGAACCGCAGCTTGGCGCCGGAGTCATGCACGCCCTTGGCGAACACGCCACCGCCGCAAGGATGGGGGATGTCGAGATATTCCTGCATCACCGGGCTCGTGCAGCCGATCTTGTAGCCGACCAGGGCGCCGGTCTGCGGCAGCATCAGATCGTGGACGGCGCGTTGTAACCGATAGCCTTCGGCTTCATCGGCAGGCGCGAGCTCAGCCGGCAGCGCGGCCAGCGGCGCGCGATTGCGGCGGGCGGTAGCGATGGTCTGGGCGGCCGCGAGAATCTTGTCCATCAGCGGCGGCTTTCAAGTTTGCAACGGCGCTGACCGCACGCTGCGGTCAGTCGCCCAACATTACCCTACTATTCGTCGCGATAAACCTTCTCGCGCTTCTCGTGACGTTCCTGCGCTTCCACTGACAGCGTGGCGATCGGACGCGCCTCCAGCCGTTTGAGCGAGATCGGCTCGCCGGTCTCCTCGCAATAGCCGTAGGTGTTGTCTTCGATGCGTTGCAGCGCCGCGTCGATCTTGGAGATCAGCTTGCGCTGGCGGTCACGGGCGCGCAGTTCGATGGCGCGATCGGTTTCGGAAGAGGCGCGATCAGCAAGATCGGGATGATTGACGTTCTCTTCCTGGAGGGTCTGCAGGGTGATCTTCGATTCCCTGAGGATCTCGTCCTTCCACGCCAGCAACTTGGCGCGAAAATACTCGCGCTGGCGGTCGTTCATGAAAGGCTCTTTTTCGGAGGGTCGATAATTCTTCAACTTTTCCAAGGCCAGCCCATCTTCACGTGCAAGGCGGGGCGGAAAATTGTCCGTCCGCGCGGGCCTTATATAGCGGCGGGTTGTGACAGACAATATCGTCCGTCCCCGTGGGAGTACCGCCCCAAGGCCTTGCACAGGCAAAACTATCGGGGCGGCCTGTCTGTTAGTAGCCGACCGTGAAGCGCTGGCGGATATGGGCCGGGCGCTCGATTTCGTCGGCGAGTGCAACTGCGAAATCGTCGAAGGAAATCGAACTTTTGCCGTCGGAAGCAGTCAAAAGCTGGTCGGTCCCTAGACGGAACTTGCCGGTTCGCTCGCCGGCAGTGAACAGGGCCGAGGGCGACAGGAAGGTCCAGTTGAGTTCCTTCTCGGCCCGGAGCAAGTCGAGGAAGGCGGCGCCCTTCTCGGCTTCCGCCTTGTATGCCACGGGAAAGCCCGGGGTGGTGACCAGCCGGACGCCCGGAGCCACTTCAAGACTGCCCGCGCCCCCGACCACGAGATAGCGGCCGACCTTCGAATCCTTTGCGGCACCGATCAGCTTGGCCGGGTCGCTGGCGAGAAAGTGGATCGAACTGATCGCGGCATCATGACCGGTGAGCTGCCGGGCCAGTCCCGCCTGGTCCATGGCATCGCCCGCGGCGGGCGTGACGTTGGCCTGGGTGGCGATCTTTTCGGGATGGCGGGCGATGGCGGTCACGCTGTGGCCGCGGCGGGCCAGTTCGGCGGTGATGCGCGAGCCGGCATTGCCGGACGCGCCGATGACGGCGATTTTCATGGAAGTCTCCCTTGCGATACGCGAATGTGGTATCCAGTGGTGACTAGATAGCGAAAAGAATGTAGGTGTTAAGAGAGCACTTTTTGGTCACCTGATTACGCCGGAGTAACCGCCGTGAAAGCCGCCAATTCGACAATCCCGAACGCCTATTCGGCCGATTGCCCGACGCGCCAGATTCTTGATCGCGTGGGCGACAAATGGGCGGTATTAATTCTGCTTCTCGTCCGCGACGAGCCGATGCGTTTCAATGCGTTACGCCGGACCATTGAAGGCATCTCGCAGAAGATGCTCAGCCAAGTTCTCAAGTCGCTCGAACGCGACGGATTGATCAAACGCCGCGCGATCGCGACTGTGCCGGTCACGGTGGAATATTCGATCACACCGCTCGGCGCGACACTCGCCGATGCGGTCGATCCGCTGCGGGAATGGGCGGAGAAAAATCTAAAGGAGGTGCTGAACGCGCAGCGCCGTTACGACGCGGCCCGCAAGGATATGGCGGCGTGAATCCACCACCGTCCATTACCCGCTTCAAGCGGGGCATCCAGTACCCTGCGGCCTCTC belongs to Bradyrhizobium icense and includes:
- a CDS encoding YidB family protein, translated to MGRGMPSMTALLGLLAIAGYQNRDKLAELLKGVGGQPNTGGGQQPLGGLLGNLSGMLGGAGVGGLLNGGIGELLESFKQNGQGEKAESWINQGPNKDVSPPELKQAIGSDVLAQLEQQTGLSQEEILARLSRELPAAVDKYTPDGRLPTT
- a CDS encoding GlsB/YeaQ/YmgE family stress response membrane protein, coding for MGILWTIIIGFIAGVIAKFIMPGDNEPSGFILTTILGIVGAFVATYLGQALGWYQPGEGAGLIGAVVGAIIVLFVYGLFAGRQRRAI
- a CDS encoding ATP-binding protein produces the protein MSTLTAHGACLLWKPELIWLNVVSDAMVAGAFFATAFVLAFFVWRRHRELMFRGVFLIFAIFVAVCGATRLLSIYTMWVPAYEIEALTKALLALISVAITAALLLLLPRILVLPTRIQLANAYAALEEEVRQRREAEAMVKRFEEREATESRVRQAQRMEAIGQLTGGVAHDFNNILTVITGTIEILSDAVKDRPHLAQITNLINGAAARGAELTKHLLAFSRRQPLQPRNTDINALVIDAARLLRPTLGEHIEIESMLAHDSAPALIDSSQLSTAILNLALNARDAMHDGGKLTLETKNVVLDENYARLNSDVRPGNYVMIAVSDTGEGIPSSLLEKVFEPFFTTKEAGKGSGLGLSMVYGFVKQSNGHIKIYSEEGHGTTVKLYLPQATGGGLEAPAGETGGYAGEHGDETILIVEDDPLVREYVVAQITRFGFHTRAVGNAAEALAIIDGPERIDLLFTDVMLPGGMNGRQLATEGVKRRPGLKVLYTSGYAENALIHHGRLDAGVLLLPKPYLSADLARMLLTALAS
- a CDS encoding PRC-barrel domain-containing protein — protein: MALEANETGNLIGSDKVEGTAVYGADRNKIGSIERVMIDKKSGRVSYAVLSFGGFLGIGDDHYPLPWQSLKYDTSLGGYVTGVTEAQLKGAPHYGNDNTWNWSDPTRARAVNDYYGIAM
- a CDS encoding ClpXP protease specificity-enhancing factor SspB yields the protein MLLLLTILIAASPAFAEPCSKPTSRSKIAETLRLASEQRPVNLTFRTGADGVKLSLGLKSKYPDDMTIILQNDFEQLNVKDDRFDVLLRLRGARERVTVPFHAIKSFWDKSELKCSDG
- a CDS encoding 2-keto-4-pentenoate hydratase produces the protein MDKILAAAQTIATARRNRAPLAALPAELAPADEAEGYRLQRAVHDLMLPQTGALVGYKIGCTSPVMQEYLDIPHPCGGGVFAKGVHDSGAKLRFGDYVRVGVECEIAVRLARNLAPSEAPFTAEWVMEAIEAYHPAIEIVDDRYVKWETMGAPTLVADDFFAAGCVLGKAVARTTAPDLLTAKGRAVVNGKEVGRGTGADVLGDPHNALAWLANHLAEEGTGLHAGQIVLTGSLVKTVWLDQGDAVRMELDGLGIVEAKFT
- the dksA gene encoding RNA polymerase-binding protein DksA; this encodes MNDRQREYFRAKLLAWKDEILRESKITLQTLQEENVNHPDLADRASSETDRAIELRARDRQRKLISKIDAALQRIEDNTYGYCEETGEPISLKRLEARPIATLSVEAQERHEKREKVYRDE
- a CDS encoding NAD(P)-dependent oxidoreductase, producing MKIAVIGASGNAGSRITAELARRGHSVTAIARHPEKIATQANVTPAAGDAMDQAGLARQLTGHDAAISSIHFLASDPAKLIGAAKDSKVGRYLVVGGAGSLEVAPGVRLVTTPGFPVAYKAEAEKGAAFLDLLRAEKELNWTFLSPSALFTAGERTGKFRLGTDQLLTASDGKSSISFDDFAVALADEIERPAHIRQRFTVGY
- a CDS encoding winged helix-turn-helix transcriptional regulator — its product is MPNAYSADCPTRQILDRVGDKWAVLILLLVRDEPMRFNALRRTIEGISQKMLSQVLKSLERDGLIKRRAIATVPVTVEYSITPLGATLADAVDPLREWAEKNLKEVLNAQRRYDAARKDMAA